A genomic stretch from Flavobacterium sp. KS-LB2 includes:
- a CDS encoding TspO/MBR family protein: protein MNKITRILAVVVTCLAIGYFSGMVTRSAITTWYPTLIKPSFNPPNWVFAPVWSMLYVMMGVAAGLVWDRIEADKVVVKKALIFFAIQLALNALWSYLFFGLQNPMLAGLEIIVLWLMIYETYIQFSKINKIAGYLFIPYLAWVSFAAVLNGSIWWLNR, encoded by the coding sequence ATGAATAAAATCACTCGAATCTTAGCTGTTGTTGTTACGTGTCTTGCTATTGGATATTTCTCAGGAATGGTAACCCGATCCGCCATTACAACTTGGTATCCTACTCTAATAAAACCTAGCTTTAATCCGCCTAATTGGGTTTTTGCACCGGTTTGGAGTATGTTGTATGTGATGATGGGTGTTGCGGCAGGATTAGTTTGGGACCGCATAGAAGCAGATAAAGTAGTGGTAAAAAAAGCGTTAATTTTCTTTGCAATTCAACTAGCCCTAAATGCGTTGTGGTCGTATTTGTTTTTTGGATTACAAAACCCAATGCTTGCTGGTTTAGAAATTATCGTGTTGTGGCTGATGATTTATGAAACGTACATTCAGTTTTCTAAAATCAATAAAATTGCGGGTTATTTGTTTATTCCGTATTTGGCTTGGGTTAGTTTCGCTGCCGTTTTAAATGGAAGTATTTGGTGGTTGAATCGCTAA